A part of Candidatus Stoquefichus sp. SB1 genomic DNA contains:
- a CDS encoding GNAT family N-acetyltransferase: MIEIRYLKSSDKQFWYSLDKHLAEAEFINKVHSKRGYVILMNDKPIGLLRYNLFWDNTPFCTMLMIDENYRGKGYGKQLIEYWEHDMKAKGYGMLLISTQVNETSQNFYRKLGYKDCGSLVIDVPGYAQPMEMFLIKAI; the protein is encoded by the coding sequence ATGATAGAAATTAGATATTTGAAAAGCTCTGATAAACAATTTTGGTATAGTCTTGATAAACATTTAGCAGAAGCAGAATTTATAAATAAGGTACATTCTAAAAGAGGCTATGTTATTTTAATGAATGATAAACCAATAGGGTTGTTAAGATATAATCTATTTTGGGATAATACTCCATTTTGTACAATGCTTATGATTGATGAAAATTATCGTGGAAAAGGTTATGGGAAACAATTAATAGAATATTGGGAACATGATATGAAAGCAAAGGGATATGGTATGTTGTTAATATCTACACAAGTTAATGAAACATCACAGAATTTTTATCGTAAATTGGGTTATAAGGATTGTGGCAGTTTAGTGATTGATGTTCCTGGTTATGCACAGCCTATGGAAATGTTTCTTATCAAAGCAATTTGA
- a CDS encoding phage holin family protein: protein MKKGITNIIFELVLGAGVIMLMGYWFDGVYVKDFSVAFLVALVLALLNTFIKPILTIIALPITILSLGIFQLIINGFILTLATDILAPDFQIASFGLTIVASICISILYSLLGIGKLDD, encoded by the coding sequence ATGAAAAAAGGAATAACAAATATTATCTTTGAACTTGTTTTAGGTGCAGGGGTGATTATGTTAATGGGGTATTGGTTTGATGGTGTCTATGTGAAAGATTTTTCAGTTGCTTTTTTAGTAGCACTTGTTTTAGCTTTATTAAATACTTTTATTAAACCTATTTTGACAATTATTGCATTACCGATTACCATTTTATCATTAGGAATCTTTCAGTTGATTATTAATGGTTTTATTTTAACACTTGCAACGGATATATTAGCACCTGATTTTCAAATTGCATCATTTGGATTAACAATTGTTGCATCAATTTGTATATCTATTTTGTATAGTTTGTTAGGGATTGGGAAACTCGATGACTAG
- a CDS encoding phosphotransferase enzyme family protein: MINEPILNEVISHFDFVGEIINACPYGSGHINDTYLLEYKIKHMGIVPIILQRMNTNVFKKPVELMENIMNVTDFLRKKIIQNGGDPERETLTVILNKSGKPYYQDSQGEYWRAYHFITCATGYDEVESEEDFYQSALAFGKFQSLLADYPAHTLHETIPDFHNTAARFQVFQKAVKEDICQRAKDVQKEIDFVYKHVEDTHILSDMQKNGELPLRVTHNDTKLNNVLIDDKTHQGICVIDLDTVMPGLSINDFGDSIRFGASTGAEDEKDLSLIECDMHLFEVYTKGFIEGCNGRLSQAEIKALPLGAKVMTLECGIRFLTDYLQGDTYFKTKYATHNLDRCRTQFKLVEDMEKKWDIMNAIVDKYSS, from the coding sequence ATGATTAATGAACCAATCCTTAACGAAGTTATTTCACATTTTGATTTTGTTGGTGAAATCATTAACGCTTGCCCCTATGGTAGTGGCCATATTAATGACACATATTTATTGGAATATAAAATAAAACATATGGGTATAGTACCTATTATTTTGCAGCGAATGAATACAAATGTCTTTAAAAAACCTGTTGAACTCATGGAAAATATAATGAATGTGACTGATTTTTTAAGAAAAAAAATCATTCAAAATGGTGGAGATCCAGAAAGAGAAACACTAACTGTCATTCTCAATAAATCTGGAAAACCCTATTATCAAGATAGTCAAGGTGAATACTGGCGTGCATATCATTTTATCACTTGTGCAACTGGATATGATGAAGTCGAAAGTGAAGAAGATTTTTATCAAAGTGCACTAGCTTTTGGAAAGTTCCAAAGTTTATTAGCAGATTATCCTGCTCATACACTCCATGAAACAATTCCTGATTTTCATAATACTGCTGCACGTTTCCAAGTTTTTCAAAAAGCTGTCAAAGAAGACATCTGTCAGCGTGCAAAAGATGTCCAAAAAGAAATTGATTTTGTTTATAAACATGTAGAAGATACACATATTTTAAGTGATATGCAAAAAAATGGTGAACTGCCTCTACGTGTTACACATAACGACACAAAATTAAATAATGTTTTAATTGATGATAAAACACATCAAGGGATATGCGTGATTGATTTAGATACAGTTATGCCAGGTTTATCTATTAATGATTTTGGTGATTCTATTCGTTTTGGTGCCAGTACTGGAGCTGAAGATGAGAAAGATTTATCATTAATTGAATGTGATATGCATTTATTTGAAGTCTATACCAAAGGATTTATTGAGGGATGTAATGGTCGTCTTAGTCAAGCCGAGATAAAAGCTTTACCACTTGGTGCAAAAGTAATGACACTTGAATGTGGTATCCGTTTTTTAACCGATTATCTGCAAGGTGATACTTATTTTAAAACAAAATATGCTACACACAATTTGGATCGCTGTAGAACACAATTTAAATTGGTTGAAGATATGGAGAAAAAATGGGATATCATGAATGCTATTGTTGACAAATATAGCAGCTAA
- the mutL gene encoding DNA mismatch repair endonuclease MutL — MAKIRQLDDILSNKIAAGEVVERPASVVKELVENSIDALAHRIDIYIEDGGLQMIKVVDNGEGMSKEDARLCFSRHATSKIKDDQDLFNIMTLGFRGEAIPSIASVSHFDLRTSTGEAGYFMIYEFGKSLQEGICDLPKGTQITITKIFQNVPARLKYLKSVNSEFAAIHQYVERIALAYPHIAIRLYHNEKLIFQTNGKGNLLEVIASMYGIATAKNMIPVEFENDEFQIQGYVSKIDTSRASKTNIITLVNHRYVKNAMSIDAINNAYRAYLADNRYPIAVVNIEVDPYLVDVNVHPSKLEVRFSKEYELRELIYNGVSNALQQVNLTYQVKNKQTERETFKPQLDQVTFDLPEETPVFHKEEAIVQKEDLAQQKNLLKEPQTAYTHVQQRDETIEESSHTPISTIQQRPIQEKIYAKAQIHGTYLIGENEKGMYMVDQHAAQERINYEYYKEQFSHLDLTMQPLLVPLQLEYPMSEFLILEERKSVLEKVGIHLEVFGEHGYILRSLPLWMKKIDENIFVDEMIQEILHKNYLDVVSLQEHAIATLSCKASLKANTYLSLSDMQTIFDNLMRCENPYVCPHGRPTILFYSDYELEKLFKRVI, encoded by the coding sequence ATGGCAAAAATTAGACAGTTAGATGATATTTTATCTAATAAAATTGCAGCTGGAGAAGTTGTTGAAAGACCGGCTAGTGTTGTAAAGGAACTAGTTGAAAATAGTATTGATGCACTTGCTCATCGTATCGATATATATATTGAAGATGGTGGACTTCAAATGATTAAAGTGGTTGATAATGGTGAAGGTATGTCAAAAGAAGATGCCCGTCTTTGTTTTTCACGTCATGCGACAAGTAAAATAAAAGATGACCAGGATTTGTTTAATATTATGACTTTAGGTTTTCGAGGAGAAGCTATACCTTCTATTGCTTCAGTCAGTCATTTTGATTTAAGAACATCAACTGGTGAAGCAGGTTATTTTATGATATATGAATTTGGGAAGTCTCTTCAAGAAGGTATATGTGATTTACCAAAAGGCACACAGATTACGATCACTAAAATCTTTCAGAATGTTCCCGCCCGTTTAAAGTATTTAAAATCAGTTAATAGTGAGTTTGCTGCTATACACCAGTATGTTGAAAGAATTGCCTTAGCATATCCTCATATTGCAATACGATTATATCATAACGAAAAATTGATTTTTCAGACAAATGGAAAAGGCAATTTGTTGGAAGTCATTGCCAGTATGTATGGTATTGCAACAGCTAAAAATATGATTCCTGTTGAATTTGAAAATGATGAATTTCAAATTCAAGGATATGTTAGCAAAATTGATACTTCGCGAGCATCAAAGACAAATATTATCACTTTGGTGAATCATCGTTATGTAAAAAATGCAATGAGTATTGATGCAATTAACAATGCTTATCGAGCATATTTGGCTGATAATCGTTATCCTATTGCTGTTGTCAATATAGAGGTTGATCCTTATTTAGTAGATGTTAATGTTCATCCATCTAAATTAGAGGTCAGATTTTCTAAAGAATACGAATTACGTGAGCTGATATATAATGGTGTATCAAATGCTCTTCAACAGGTTAATTTAACATATCAAGTCAAAAATAAACAAACAGAACGTGAAACATTTAAACCACAATTAGATCAAGTGACTTTTGATTTGCCTGAAGAAACTCCTGTTTTTCATAAAGAAGAGGCAATTGTACAAAAAGAAGATTTGGCACAGCAAAAGAATTTACTTAAAGAACCCCAAACAGCATATACTCATGTTCAACAAAGAGATGAGACAATTGAAGAAAGCAGTCATACACCTATATCAACAATCCAACAAAGACCAATTCAAGAAAAAATTTATGCAAAAGCACAAATTCATGGAACTTATTTAATTGGTGAAAATGAAAAAGGAATGTATATGGTTGATCAGCATGCTGCTCAAGAAAGAATTAACTATGAGTATTATAAGGAACAGTTTTCACATCTTGATTTAACTATGCAGCCATTATTAGTACCTTTGCAATTGGAATACCCAATGAGTGAATTTCTCATTTTAGAAGAAAGAAAAAGTGTTTTAGAAAAAGTAGGAATTCATCTGGAAGTTTTTGGTGAACATGGTTACATCTTAAGAAGTTTACCTTTATGGATGAAAAAAATAGATGAGAACATATTTGTAGATGAAATGATTCAGGAAATTTTACATAAAAATTACTTAGATGTTGTCTCTTTACAAGAACATGCTATTGCAACATTAAGTTGTAAAGCATCATTAAAAGCCAATACATATCTTTCTTTAAGTGATATGCAAACTATATTTGATAATTTAATGCGATGTGAGAATCCATATGTTTGTCCTCATGGAAGACCAACAATATTGTTTTATAGTGATTATGAATTAGAAAAATTATTTAAGAGGGTGATTTAA
- a CDS encoding ISL3 family transposase codes for MKAIDAPPLLEDGELLNTTIMPIISENDILKFFNLEKDDIQEFRITHQSDGIYICIRLNVKYHQCPVCGQMTDKIKDYSQKKIIHSVLNYSQCFIIYEARRYRCPHCHKTFFEHNPFVFGSSRISVATVSNILRDLKLPNETFTSVARRYHVSVTSVINIFDDHVRISRRPLPACLGIDEVYAFKTYKSKFVCVLVDCTDQKIVDVLPTRKKDDLISYFMLIPREEREKVLYCSFDMWETYRIVARHVFPNASCCIDKFHVVQELGRRMDKVRISAQKKYMTQIRELQQKKKNIGLTKEEEYIYEEASRHYYVLKKFNWMFISTDNRIFDPNEEKRYNRRLEGYYNYYDLFDYMVKYDRELDIAYDLKDSVTRFYRQCHYEDAKKKLEEIIIDFRCCPIEEMSQFANTLTRWKQEIINSFMIVDREKNRKMNTAIVENRNKSIKLIKHASNGYLNWERFRNKILFSLNSDTTYYLNIIKKEDK; via the coding sequence ATGAAGGCTATCGATGCACCACCTCTTTTGGAAGATGGTGAACTGCTCAATACTACCATTATGCCTATTATTTCCGAAAATGATATTCTCAAGTTCTTCAATCTTGAAAAAGATGATATTCAGGAATTCAGAATCACCCATCAGTCAGATGGAATTTACATCTGCATCAGACTGAATGTCAAATATCATCAGTGTCCTGTATGTGGTCAGATGACTGATAAAATTAAGGATTATTCTCAAAAAAAGATTATTCATTCCGTTCTTAATTATTCCCAGTGCTTTATCATATACGAAGCCAGAAGATATCGCTGTCCTCACTGTCACAAAACATTCTTTGAACACAATCCCTTTGTATTTGGAAGTTCCAGAATCTCTGTAGCGACTGTATCCAATATCCTCAGAGATCTTAAGCTTCCCAATGAAACATTCACATCTGTTGCCAGGCGTTATCATGTTTCAGTAACCTCCGTCATCAATATCTTTGATGATCATGTCCGTATTTCCAGGAGACCTCTTCCTGCATGTCTGGGTATTGATGAGGTTTATGCATTCAAGACTTATAAAAGCAAATTTGTCTGTGTGCTGGTTGACTGTACTGACCAGAAGATTGTTGATGTCCTGCCAACACGTAAAAAGGATGACCTGATCAGCTACTTTATGCTTATTCCCAGAGAAGAGCGTGAAAAGGTGCTGTACTGTTCGTTTGACATGTGGGAAACCTACAGGATTGTTGCCAGACACGTCTTTCCCAATGCAAGCTGCTGTATCGACAAGTTTCATGTTGTTCAGGAACTGGGGCGAAGAATGGATAAAGTCAGAATATCAGCTCAGAAAAAGTACATGACACAGATCAGGGAACTTCAACAAAAAAAGAAGAATATCGGCCTTACAAAAGAAGAGGAATATATATACGAGGAAGCATCCAGACACTACTATGTGCTTAAAAAATTTAACTGGATGTTCATCTCAACTGACAACAGAATATTTGATCCCAATGAGGAAAAGAGATACAACAGAAGACTGGAAGGATACTACAACTATTATGATCTGTTTGATTATATGGTGAAGTATGACAGAGAACTTGATATCGCCTATGACCTTAAGGACAGTGTTACCCGTTTCTACAGACAGTGTCATTATGAAGACGCAAAGAAAAAACTGGAAGAAATCATTATCGACTTCAGGTGCTGTCCTATAGAAGAGATGAGCCAGTTCGCCAACACTCTGACAAGATGGAAGCAGGAAATCATCAATTCCTTTATGATTGTAGACAGGGAGAAAAACAGAAAGATGAATACTGCGATTGTAGAGAACCGCAATAAAAGCATCAAGCTGATCAAACATGCATCAAATGGATACCTGAACTGGGAACGTTTCAGAAACAAAATCTTATTTTCACTTAACAGTGATACAACCTATTATCTCAATATTATAAAAAAGGAGGACAAATAA
- a CDS encoding helix-turn-helix domain-containing protein gives MKLQENLTVLRKQKGFSQEDLAYQLGVSRQSVSKWESGISVPELERLIEIADLFEVTLDELVKGEQTKKQGIIMTDEQLHRVIRKSREFEYKSRLMIGNIPLVHVNVGYGKKVAKGIIALGNISIGVISIGGIAIGLLSLGGFALGALAFGGVAIGIMALGGVALGYVALGGLAVGIYACGGYAIASQMAFGGKAIGHIAIGASVHGDYCLQGTNFSSQEITHFLQSLPDNIPQWIKIFF, from the coding sequence ATGAAGTTACAAGAAAACTTAACAGTGTTAAGAAAACAAAAAGGTTTTTCGCAAGAAGATTTGGCATATCAATTAGGTGTTTCAAGACAATCAGTGAGTAAATGGGAATCAGGTATTTCAGTTCCAGAATTGGAACGATTAATTGAAATTGCTGATTTATTTGAAGTGACTCTAGATGAACTTGTGAAAGGAGAACAGACAAAAAAACAAGGGATAATCATGACTGATGAGCAACTTCATCGTGTCATTAGAAAATCAAGAGAATTTGAATATAAAAGTCGTCTTATGATTGGAAATATTCCACTTGTGCATGTTAATGTTGGATATGGTAAAAAAGTAGCCAAAGGTATAATAGCATTAGGTAATATATCAATTGGTGTGATTAGTATTGGTGGTATTGCAATTGGGTTATTAAGTTTGGGCGGTTTTGCTTTAGGCGCTCTGGCATTTGGAGGTGTTGCTATTGGGATAATGGCACTAGGTGGTGTTGCTTTAGGATATGTTGCACTAGGAGGACTGGCAGTTGGAATTTATGCATGTGGAGGATATGCCATTGCTAGTCAAATGGCATTTGGTGGTAAAGCAATAGGACATATTGCTATTGGAGCAAGTGTTCATGGTGATTATTGTCTACAAGGAACAAATTTCTCAAGTCAAGAAATAACACATTTTTTGCAGTCATTACCTGATAATATTCCTCAATGGATAAAAATATTTTTTTAA
- a CDS encoding replication-associated recombination protein A, whose protein sequence is MATTLAHRMRPKSLKDVLGQKHLIGEKALFTQFVKKKHPMSTILYGPPGCGKTTLASALANDLDIPYRLFNASTGNKKEMDIIIEEAKMSGELFVIIDEVHRLNKDKQDHLLPHIENGLLIIAGCTTANPYHSINPAIRSRCQIVEVKPLSQEDIIEGLNRSLMSENGLNNIYHVEDGVLEAIAKLSSGDIRFAYNCLEVASILSEDNLITLEMIKNALGKANAQFDKDEDQYYDTLSGLQKSIRGSDPNGAMYYLGKLIEANDLESLERRVITTAYEDIGLANPNACMRTVLAFQAAKVIGFPEARIPIASAIIDLCLSPKSKSSEAAIDAALSSLATHPYPAPKYLRLTPVGLAEDEKYDYNRPELWEYIQYLPEQLKNEQFYIPWMTSHYEKALAENYRRILKHGRTHKIKDLNHKK, encoded by the coding sequence ATGGCTACAACTTTAGCACATCGTATGCGTCCTAAATCATTAAAAGATGTTTTAGGACAAAAGCATCTTATTGGAGAAAAAGCATTATTTACACAGTTTGTTAAAAAAAAGCATCCTATGTCAACAATTTTATATGGTCCACCTGGCTGTGGAAAAACAACATTAGCAAGTGCACTTGCTAATGATTTAGATATTCCTTATCGTCTTTTTAATGCTTCAACTGGAAACAAAAAAGAAATGGATATAATTATAGAGGAAGCTAAAATGAGTGGTGAATTATTTGTCATTATTGATGAAGTTCATCGTTTAAATAAAGATAAACAAGATCACTTATTACCACACATTGAAAACGGTTTATTGATTATTGCCGGTTGTACAACTGCCAATCCTTATCATTCCATTAACCCAGCTATTCGTTCTCGTTGTCAAATTGTTGAAGTCAAACCATTATCACAAGAAGATATTATTGAAGGACTTAATCGTTCTTTAATGAGTGAAAATGGATTGAATAATATCTATCATGTTGAGGATGGTGTCTTAGAAGCAATTGCTAAATTAAGTAGTGGAGATATTCGCTTTGCATATAATTGTCTAGAAGTTGCAAGTATCTTAAGTGAAGATAATCTGATTACTTTGGAAATGATTAAGAATGCTCTTGGGAAAGCAAATGCTCAGTTTGATAAAGATGAAGATCAATATTATGATACCCTCAGTGGTTTACAGAAATCAATTCGTGGAAGTGATCCTAATGGAGCTATGTATTATTTAGGTAAATTAATTGAAGCAAATGACCTTGAATCACTAGAAAGACGAGTTATTACTACTGCTTATGAAGATATTGGTTTAGCCAATCCAAATGCTTGTATGAGGACAGTTTTAGCTTTTCAGGCCGCAAAGGTTATTGGTTTCCCTGAAGCACGCATTCCCATCGCAAGTGCAATTATTGATCTTTGTTTATCACCTAAATCAAAGTCCTCAGAAGCAGCGATAGATGCCGCTCTATCTTCATTAGCGACACATCCTTATCCTGCACCAAAATATTTACGTCTCACTCCTGTAGGCTTAGCAGAAGACGAAAAATATGATTACAATCGTCCCGAACTATGGGAATACATTCAATATCTGCCTGAACAGCTTAAAAATGAACAATTCTATATTCCTTGGATGACGAGTCATTATGAAAAAGCTTTAGCTGAAAATTATCGTCGTATTTTAAAACATGGACGAACACATAAAATCAAAGATTTAAATCATAAAAAATAG
- the miaA gene encoding tRNA (adenosine(37)-N6)-dimethylallyltransferase MiaA, with amino-acid sequence MTRVIVVVGPTSVGKTKMGVELAKALNGEIISGDSMQIYKDMNIGTAKVTTSEMEGIPHHCIDILEPTCAYSVKDFQDAVRFWIDDITARGKTPIIVGGTGLYIKAALYDYKFSETEDNHDMFRKKYKDYDNEQLYNYLFSIDEMSAKELHPNNRQRVLRAIEIYEQTGRKKSEIVDEQQHICLYDAYFVGLTLQRDLLYERINQRVDLMKAAGLEREIRQLYNQGLKRTHQSMKAIGYKEWFDYFEGNISKDEVYELIKKHSRQYAKRQYTWFKNQFDVHWYNVDLQKFSNTVQAVLQDIQE; translated from the coding sequence ATGACTAGAGTAATTGTTGTTGTTGGGCCAACGAGTGTTGGTAAAACGAAAATGGGTGTTGAATTAGCTAAAGCGCTGAATGGTGAAATTATTAGTGGTGATTCTATGCAAATTTATAAAGATATGAATATAGGAACTGCTAAGGTCACAACATCAGAGATGGAAGGAATTCCACATCATTGTATTGATATTTTAGAACCAACTTGTGCATATAGTGTTAAAGATTTTCAGGATGCTGTACGTTTTTGGATAGATGATATAACAGCGCGTGGAAAGACTCCAATTATTGTCGGAGGAACTGGATTGTATATTAAAGCCGCACTTTATGATTACAAGTTCAGTGAGACAGAAGATAATCATGATATGTTTAGAAAAAAGTATAAGGATTATGATAATGAACAACTCTACAATTATCTTTTCTCTATTGATGAAATGAGTGCTAAAGAATTACATCCTAATAATCGTCAAAGAGTCTTAAGAGCTATTGAAATCTATGAACAGACTGGGCGTAAGAAAAGTGAAATTGTTGATGAACAACAGCATATCTGTTTATATGATGCTTATTTTGTTGGGTTAACATTACAACGAGATCTTTTGTATGAAAGAATTAATCAGAGAGTTGATTTGATGAAAGCTGCTGGTTTGGAAAGAGAAATAAGACAACTTTATAATCAGGGATTAAAGAGAACACATCAAAGTATGAAAGCAATTGGTTATAAAGAGTGGTTTGATTACTTTGAAGGAAACATATCAAAGGATGAAGTTTATGAACTGATCAAAAAACATTCGCGCCAATATGCCAAAAGACAATATACATGGTTTAAAAATCAGTTTGACGTGCACTGGTATAATGTTGATCTTCAAAAGTTTTCAAATACAGTCCAAGCTGTTTTACAAGATATTCAAGAATAA
- the dtd gene encoding D-aminoacyl-tRNA deacylase, protein MKVVVQRVKESSVTIDGEVKGQIGKGFMLLVGFSNDDNTSIIDKMIDKIIHLRVFEDEQGKMNLSLSDINGSILSISQFTLYADCRKGRRPGFTDAAKPDIAIPLYEDFNQKIKEAGIHIETGVFGADMKVALINDGPVTIILDSRDICK, encoded by the coding sequence ATGAAAGTTGTTGTACAAAGAGTAAAAGAAAGTTCTGTAACAATTGATGGAGAAGTCAAAGGTCAAATTGGAAAAGGTTTTATGTTATTGGTTGGCTTTAGTAATGATGATAATACAAGTATTATTGATAAAATGATTGATAAAATCATTCATTTGCGTGTATTTGAAGATGAGCAGGGGAAAATGAATTTATCTTTATCTGATATAAATGGAAGTATTTTATCTATTTCGCAGTTCACATTGTATGCTGATTGTCGTAAAGGACGTCGTCCTGGTTTCACCGATGCAGCAAAACCAGATATAGCCATTCCACTTTATGAGGACTTTAATCAAAAAATAAAAGAAGCAGGGATACATATTGAAACAGGTGTTTTTGGAGCTGATATGAAAGTTGCGCTTATTAATGATGGACCAGTGACAATTATTTTAGATAGTCGTGATATATGTAAATAA
- a CDS encoding isochorismatase family cysteine hydrolase — MKQYETALIVIDMQADYIGEKSKNKFYSQTLIDKINERIATASRHGDTVIYIKNVGRRNKKIYVSEFVEGLTIVSNYIVEKDKSSIFSNPTLLEILKENKIHNIECIGIDGNCCVASSAIDASKLGYSVIFPLTYIGIKSMERFSKKREQLTKANVQIIEMQEENI, encoded by the coding sequence ATGAAGCAATATGAAACAGCGTTAATTGTGATAGATATGCAAGCTGACTATATTGGAGAAAAGAGTAAAAATAAATTTTATTCCCAAACACTGATTGATAAAATCAACGAACGTATAGCAACTGCTTCAAGACATGGTGATACAGTTATCTATATAAAAAATGTAGGCAGACGTAACAAAAAGATATACGTTTCTGAGTTTGTCGAAGGCTTGACAATTGTATCAAACTATATTGTAGAAAAAGATAAATCCAGCATTTTCAGTAATCCTACCCTATTAGAAATATTAAAAGAGAACAAAATCCATAATATAGAATGTATTGGAATTGACGGAAACTGTTGTGTTGCTTCCTCGGCAATAGATGCTTCAAAATTAGGATACTCTGTGATTTTTCCGTTGACTTATATTGGTATAAAAAGTATGGAACGTTTCTCCAAAAAAAGAGAACAGCTAACAAAAGCAAATGTACAAATCATTGAAATGCAGGAAGAAAATATTTAA